Genomic window (Hydrogenimonas cancrithermarum):
ACGCCTGCTGTCCCTCGGCCTGCTTTTGCTGCATCTCTTTCATCGCCTTGATTTCGTTGAGAATCTGTAGCATCGCGACCATCGCGAGATGGTAGCTGAAGGGGCCAAAGCCACTGATCTGTCCGGCGCATACCGGAGCGATCAGACTCTTGTGGCGAAACTCTTCGCGCGCGTGGATGTTGGAAATGTGCACTTCGATGGCAGGAAGCGCCACGGCCGCCAGCGCATCGCGAATCGCGATCGAGGTGTGGGTATAGGCTGCCGGGTTGATGATGATGCCGTCCGCATCGCCCAGACACTCCTGAATCTTGTCGACCAGTTCCCCTTCGAGGTTGCTCTGGAAAAACTCGATATCCACACCGTTTTGCTGCGCGAACCCACGCATCTGCTCATGTATCTGCTCCAGTTTCATCGGTCCGTAGACATTCTGTTCGCGAACCCCAAGCATATTGAGATTGGGGCCTTGGATCACCATGATTTTCATTCTTTTTCCTTGGTTTAAAATTTTATGAGATATTTTACCTATCTTTGCCATAATCTTCACTAAAAATGGAATACCTCATGAAAATCGTAGCAGCGAAATGGCTATTCGACGGTGAAACGGTTCAAAGCGACCGCGCCGTCGCCTTCGATGAAAAAATTGTCGCACTCGGTGCGCCGGAGGAGTTGAAAGCGGAGTATCCGAACGCGAAGTTTTTCGAACTCGACAGCCGCACCGTCTTGATGCCCGGACTCGTCAACCCCCATGTACACCTCGAATTCGGCGCCAATACGACCCATCTGAAGTTCGGCGATTTCATGCAATGGCTCGAGAGCGTCATCGCCCATCGCGACGAACTGACCGAAGCGTGCAAAGCGGGCTGCTACAAACGCCAGATCGATGCGATGCTTGCAAGCGGGACAACCACCTTCGGAGCCGTCAGCAGTTACGGGAAGGAGATGCGCGCCTGCAAGGCGGCACCTCAGCGTGTTGTCTTTTTCAACGAGGCGATCGGTTCGCAGCCCGCCGCCGTCGATGCGCTCTATGCCGATTTTGAGCTGCGGCTCGAAGAGAGTCGGACGATGGCTTCGGAACGGTTCATCCCGGCCGTCGCCATCCATGCCCCCTACTCGGTACACCCGGTTCTGATCAAAAAGATTTTGAAAAATTACGGCGACCTGCCGCTGTCGGCCCACTTTATGGAGTCACCTGCCGAAAAAGCGTGGCTTGAAAGAGGAGAAGGGCCCTTCAAACCCTTTTTCGAAAACTTTCTCAAGCAGACTGCACCGCTCTGTTTTCCCGAAGAGTTCCTGCAGCTTCTGAAAGGAAAACGTGCCCTCTTGACACATGCCGTCCATGCCGACGAGAAACAGCTTCGAATGATCGCCGAAGATGGCCACACGATCACCCACTGTCCTCGCTCCAACCGGCTTCTCGGATGTGGACGGATGAAACTGGAAAAGGTGGAAGAACTACAGATACCCTGGCTGCTCGGAACGGACGGCCTCAGTTCCAACACATCTCTGAGCCTCTGGGACGAAATGCGCGCAGCCGTCATGATGCATTGCAATGCCGAACTGGAGAACATTTCACTCGAACTTCTCAAAGCGGTGACATCGAGAGCTGCAGACGCACTGGATCTTCCGGTCGGGCGCTTGGAAAGAGGGCGTTGGGCGGATCTTATCGTCGCACCGCTCCCCGACGATCCAGAATCTCCCGGCCAGCTTCCCCTGCAGCTGATTCTTCACACAAAGCGTGTCGAACATCTCTATATCCAAGGAGAAAAACATGTCTGATTTTTTCAAAAAACTCTTCGCTCCCATTACCGCTACGCTCGACTTCATTCAAAAATACTTCAAATCGCTCCTTTTTCTGCTCATTCTACTGCTGATTCTGGCTCCCGCGGGAACGGAGTCGGTCAAACCGCCGAATCTTGCTTCCGTCAACCTGTTCGGACCGATCCTGAGTGCCGACAAAATCGTCAAAGAGCTTGAAGAGCTCTCCGAAGAGAAGAGCATCAAGGGGGTTCTTCTGCTTGTCGACTCTCCGGGCGGCGCCGTCGCCCCCTCCGTAGAAATCTCACTGGCCGTCAAACGCCTCAAAGAGAAAAAACCGGTCGTAGCCTACGCCGCGGGAACGATGGCCAGTGGAAGCTACTACGCTTCGATATGGGCCGATAAAATCGTCGCCAATCCCGCCGCCACGATCGGATCGATCGGCGTGATTATGGAGGGGATGAATATCCGCGGACTGCTCGACAAGGTCGGGGTGAAACCCCAGGTCGTCAAAGCGGGCCGATACAAGGAGGCGGGAACACCTTTCAGAAAGTGGACGCCGGAAGAGCGCAAAGAGATAGAGACCCACGTTCTGGATATCTACCAAATGTTCGTCGACGACGTCGCCAAAGCCCGCCGGCTTGACCCGAAACATCCCGAAAGATTTGCCGATGCCAAAATCTTCATCGCCCGAAAGGCGAAAGAGATCGGACTGATCGATCAGATCGGCTCGATCAAGGAAGCGAAAGAGCTGACAAAAACGTTGAGCGGCGTCGAGGAGGCCCATTGGAAAGAGAAGAGCAAGTGGGAACAGTATATAGAAAACCTTGCCGAAGAATCGACGAAAACATTTGTCAATCAGTTGAAAGGATGGGCAATCAACTAAACTTCCACTCCTCTGCCGAACATAGAAATATAAAGAGGAAATTTATATGAAAAAAATTATGATGTAATATCTTCCAACAAGGAGTGACCAATGAAAAGAATCGGATTGGTGACAACCGTTTTGGCTTCCGTAGCGGCAATGACTTTGAGTGCATCGGGAGATATCAAGGATGCGGCGAGCCTCTATAAAGAGCGCTGTGCCAACTGTCATGGAGTGAAAGCGAACGGTGTACCGAAGATCAAGGTTTCCCCGGGCATCGAACCGCATGAAGCCGATGCAAAAGGTATCGCCTCCGAAGAGAAACTTGATATCTACGGACCTCCTCTCAACCATTACACCAAAGATGAACTTCTGAAAAAACTGTTTTATCTGAGACATGACGATTTTGACAGCGGTTCCTCTCACTCGATCATGAGAAAGAACCTTAAAGAGATCGAAAAACGTGAAGGGGCGATATCCGACGAACAGATGGCAGACTATATCTACAATACATTCGGTCGGAATGCCAAATAAACGAAATTTCAAAAATTCGTTATCGGGTTTCACTCCCGTTTTCGTGTAATGTAAAATGTAATCAGGATATATTGTTTAAAAGCAAAAGAGGAAAAGAGAGCGAAGCGGCACGCGCCGCTTCGCCAGTAGATTAAAATCGGTTAAAATCGCCTCGCGGCTGGCGCGGTTCGCGGGGTCGTGCTTCATTGACACGAAGGCTGCGTCCACCGACATCTTTGCCGTTGAGCGCTTCGATCGCTTCGTTCGCTGCATTGTCGTCAGGCATTTCGACAAAGCCGAAACCTTTCGATCGTCCGGTCTCTCTATCGTTGATAATACGTGCGCTGCTAACTTCGCCATATGCTTCGAAAACTTCTCTCAGTTCACCATCATCCATTCTGTAAGACAGGTTGCCAACGTAGATATTCATTCTACTTCTCCAAATAAAAAACTCTTCCATCCATAAAAATTTAAAAATTTTTATAAAACGGATGAAACACTATACCATAAAGTCGATTACAGGAATAACACAAGTGAAGCTTTGGCCGGAAGTCCGGGGAAATGGATGGAAGTGTTACGAAACCAACCATCTAAAATCGATGCAGCGAATCAGCTTTCATTGGAACGAATCGATTCTATTCTCGCTTCAGCGACGAATTTTCCATCTTCGAGCCTGACACGGTCACCCTCCCTTATACTTTCCAATGTTGTGACGCGGCTATCTTTGACAAGCTGTACGAAACCGGGACGCAGTTTATGGCGGGGGTCAAGTGATATGAGCTGCGCTTCGAGAGATTGGAGCTGCTGCCCTTTTTTCTGAAACAATTGCGTTTTGGCATACTCAAGCTGTATTCCAAGAGGCCGTAGCGACTCCTCTTTTTGTTGTAAAACCCTACGCATCTGTCTATGCATCTGCACTGCAAGCTGTCGGATATCCTGTAGCTGTATCGTGATCTTCTTGCTGATGGCATGCTGTTCCAGCTGGCGTTGGGCACTCTGGAGCGACTGGGTTTTCAACAAGAGGATCTGATGCATCCGGCGCTCCATCCGCTCCATCATCTCGTCGAGGGCGTAGAGCATTTCGATTTTGTCGGGCAGTATCTGCTCCATCGCCGCACTTGGCGTTGGGGCACGCATATCCGCCACAAAATCGCTGATGAGCGTATCGACCTCGTGACCGACAGCGGAGACAACCGGTGTTTTACATGCCGCGATAGCACGGGCAACAGCCTCTTCATTGAAAGCCCACAGGTCCTCGAGACTTCCGCCGCCC
Coding sequences:
- the aroQ gene encoding type II 3-dehydroquinate dehydratase; the encoded protein is MKIMVIQGPNLNMLGVREQNVYGPMKLEQIHEQMRGFAQQNGVDIEFFQSNLEGELVDKIQECLGDADGIIINPAAYTHTSIAIRDALAAVALPAIEVHISNIHAREEFRHKSLIAPVCAGQISGFGPFSYHLAMVAMLQILNEIKAMKEMQQKQAEGQQA
- the mqnF gene encoding aminofutalosine deaminase family hydrolase, which translates into the protein MKIVAAKWLFDGETVQSDRAVAFDEKIVALGAPEELKAEYPNAKFFELDSRTVLMPGLVNPHVHLEFGANTTHLKFGDFMQWLESVIAHRDELTEACKAGCYKRQIDAMLASGTTTFGAVSSYGKEMRACKAAPQRVVFFNEAIGSQPAAVDALYADFELRLEESRTMASERFIPAVAIHAPYSVHPVLIKKILKNYGDLPLSAHFMESPAEKAWLERGEGPFKPFFENFLKQTAPLCFPEEFLQLLKGKRALLTHAVHADEKQLRMIAEDGHTITHCPRSNRLLGCGRMKLEKVEELQIPWLLGTDGLSSNTSLSLWDEMRAAVMMHCNAELENISLELLKAVTSRAADALDLPVGRLERGRWADLIVAPLPDDPESPGQLPLQLILHTKRVEHLYIQGEKHV
- the sppA gene encoding signal peptide peptidase SppA, with the protein product MSDFFKKLFAPITATLDFIQKYFKSLLFLLILLLILAPAGTESVKPPNLASVNLFGPILSADKIVKELEELSEEKSIKGVLLLVDSPGGAVAPSVEISLAVKRLKEKKPVVAYAAGTMASGSYYASIWADKIVANPAATIGSIGVIMEGMNIRGLLDKVGVKPQVVKAGRYKEAGTPFRKWTPEERKEIETHVLDIYQMFVDDVAKARRLDPKHPERFADAKIFIARKAKEIGLIDQIGSIKEAKELTKTLSGVEEAHWKEKSKWEQYIENLAEESTKTFVNQLKGWAIN
- a CDS encoding c-type cytochrome, translated to MKRIGLVTTVLASVAAMTLSASGDIKDAASLYKERCANCHGVKANGVPKIKVSPGIEPHEADAKGIASEEKLDIYGPPLNHYTKDELLKKLFYLRHDDFDSGSSHSIMRKNLKEIEKREGAISDEQMADYIYNTFGRNAK
- a CDS encoding RNA recognition motif domain-containing protein, whose translation is MNIYVGNLSYRMDDGELREVFEAYGEVSSARIINDRETGRSKGFGFVEMPDDNAANEAIEALNGKDVGGRSLRVNEARPREPRQPRGDFNRF
- the xseA gene encoding exodeoxyribonuclease VII large subunit, with the translated sequence MTHPITVSRLNEQIKSLLESTFIQIRVEGEISQVTYHTSGHIYFTIKDDRSALSCVMFRSNARNLRFRLEAGQHVVLGGAITVYVPRGNYQMMVQTAEPYGAGALSVAYEQLKKRLADEGLFSSERKKAIPRTIRHIVVVTSKTGAAIQDMIRVASKRWPLVKITLVDTLVQGAEAAQEIASHIAYADTLGADVIIVGRGGGSLEDLWAFNEEAVARAIAACKTPVVSAVGHEVDTLISDFVADMRAPTPSAAMEQILPDKIEMLYALDEMMERMERRMHQILLLKTQSLQSAQRQLEQHAISKKITIQLQDIRQLAVQMHRQMRRVLQQKEESLRPLGIQLEYAKTQLFQKKGQQLQSLEAQLISLDPRHKLRPGFVQLVKDSRVTTLESIREGDRVRLEDGKFVAEARIESIRSNES